In the Anastrepha obliqua isolate idAnaObli1 chromosome 1, idAnaObli1_1.0, whole genome shotgun sequence genome, one interval contains:
- the LOC129235544 gene encoding T-complex protein 1 subunit theta-like, translating into MVIVDYLESASAAQNHRFVNFHTCFYSSVFANIIETTLHTIHKLQLDFTDEQLLRKVCVEELGGPTIVVFRNESTYTRISTIVSCGATDNFIGDMERVVYDGANTCLTCDGYYVPSTATSEMNLTSELAVHVDTLPRLEKYAVRRCMRNTCTSKSSRFKSTITDKFLISA; encoded by the exons ATGGTGATAGTCGATTATTTGGAGTCGGCTTCTGCTGCACAAAACCACCGGTTTGTGAATTTTCATACAT GTTTTTATAGCAgcgtttttgcaaatataatagAGACCAccttacatacaatacataaactacagTTA gaCTTCACAGACGAGCAATTGCTGCGGAAAGTGTGTGTTGAAGAGCTAGGTGGCCCAACTATTGTGGTTTTTAGAAACGAAAGCACGTATACGCGTATTTCTACCATTGTCTCATGTGGTGCTACGGACAATTTCATAGGAGACATGGAGCGTGTTGTGTATGATGGTGCAAATACCTGTTTAACATGTGACGGTTATTATGTGCCTAGTACTGCTACCTCTGAAATGAATTTGACTTCCGAACTGGCTGTCCACGTCGATACCTTACCCCGTCTAGAAAAATATGCTGTACGTAGATGTATGCGCAACACCTGCACGAGCAAGTCCTCGCGCTTTAAGTCTACAATTACAGATAA GTTTTTGATTTCTGCCTGA